The following proteins are co-located in the Calditrichota bacterium genome:
- a CDS encoding RNA-directed DNA polymerase, with the protein MANTRASKSLLKMSATEARSFFLKSENYFNNDLPEYFNFTSLLQVVSKYIESHSDGWNGKPNSYEKVNYKILSNKDGKYAWRPLQLIHPALYLKLVNAITVSENWKLLLATLSSSRDDRIQCLSIPVESLGRRNRKAEQILKWWDGIEQASLKHALEWEHIFHADIANCYSEIYTHSISWAIHGKPFMKKPENRDDKSLIGNIIDSCLRDMHNGQTNGIPQGSALMNFIAEIVLRACDKELERRLSKDNVVDYKVLRYVDDYRILTFSEDVGEEVLKALSETLQEYGLRLSVSKTRGSSNVISESVKADKIALFKRGGLDNNPQKKLLFIHSHSLEFPNSGSVTTLLTEFYRKEFQKDGKLLDVNALRKKGTIKDPEILISITVDIALRNPRTYPICSAIISALLKLLGSDLRLKILSSLRDRFERHPNTGFMQIWLQRISITSGQKFGLGMPLCDVVDQSSPDNSSLWNSDWMNHATLRKVINRTSIIDHVVKSSMKDVIEPREVDLFRNRNDS; encoded by the coding sequence ATGGCGAATACTCGAGCATCAAAGTCACTGTTGAAAATGTCGGCAACTGAGGCGAGAAGTTTCTTTCTCAAATCTGAAAATTACTTCAATAATGACTTACCGGAGTATTTTAACTTTACATCCCTGCTTCAGGTAGTTAGTAAATATATCGAAAGTCACAGTGATGGCTGGAATGGCAAGCCTAATTCGTATGAGAAGGTGAATTACAAGATACTAAGCAACAAGGATGGTAAATACGCATGGAGGCCTTTGCAGTTAATTCATCCTGCACTCTACCTCAAGTTAGTCAATGCTATTACAGTTTCTGAGAACTGGAAGTTATTGTTAGCGACTCTTAGTTCTTCCCGTGATGATCGTATTCAATGTCTTAGCATTCCGGTGGAGTCGTTAGGGAGACGTAATAGAAAAGCAGAACAGATACTGAAGTGGTGGGATGGTATTGAGCAAGCTTCATTGAAGCACGCGCTTGAATGGGAGCATATTTTTCATGCTGATATAGCTAATTGCTATAGTGAAATATATACCCATTCTATCTCATGGGCTATACACGGAAAGCCGTTTATGAAAAAGCCTGAAAATCGTGATGATAAATCTCTCATTGGTAATATTATTGACTCTTGCCTCCGGGATATGCATAATGGCCAGACTAATGGTATTCCACAGGGTTCAGCGCTAATGAATTTCATTGCTGAAATTGTTTTGAGGGCTTGCGACAAAGAACTCGAGCGTCGATTGAGTAAAGACAATGTCGTCGATTATAAAGTGCTTAGATATGTAGATGATTACCGTATTCTTACGTTTTCGGAAGATGTAGGCGAAGAAGTGTTGAAAGCACTATCAGAGACACTGCAAGAGTATGGACTCCGTCTTTCAGTATCTAAAACACGCGGAAGTAGTAATGTTATAAGTGAATCAGTTAAAGCAGATAAGATTGCGCTGTTCAAGCGAGGCGGTTTGGATAATAACCCACAGAAGAAGCTCTTATTCATTCATAGTCATTCATTGGAATTTCCTAATAGTGGGAGTGTTACAACACTTTTGACTGAATTTTATCGAAAAGAGTTCCAAAAAGATGGAAAGTTACTTGATGTAAATGCACTTAGAAAGAAAGGCACGATTAAAGATCCTGAGATTCTCATTTCTATTACAGTTGATATAGCGTTGAGAAATCCGAGAACCTACCCCATTTGTAGCGCTATCATCAGTGCTTTACTAAAGTTACTTGGGAGTGATCTCCGTCTCAAAATTCTCAGTTCTTTGAGAGATCGTTTCGAACGTCATCCTAATACTGGATTCATGCAGATTTGGCTCCAACGCATCAGTATAACATCTGGCCAGAAGTTTGGACTTGGGATGCCTCTTTGCGATGTGGTAGATCAATCTAGTCCGGATAATTCATCTCTATGGAATAGTGATTGGATGAACCATGCTACACTAAG
- a CDS encoding 4Fe-4S dicluster domain-containing protein, which yields MPYFKDIYTGVSTVLLGMWVTFKHLFEPTITVQYPREELPMHPRTRARLVNHIEECGYCLSCQKVCPAHLFTIKGVRRDPSLPEVILPDGKPKKIEVVQFDIDMSKCLYCGLCVEACDTRSLRWEQPVEVVSHSRAELFREFAIYSKAERDELLQKEEERKKAAAAARAASAPVAAGAKVRKGKGEEMKEGKE from the coding sequence TTGCCATACTTCAAAGACATATACACCGGCGTCTCCACGGTCCTTCTCGGAATGTGGGTGACGTTCAAGCACCTCTTCGAGCCGACCATCACCGTGCAGTATCCGCGCGAGGAGTTGCCGATGCACCCGCGGACGCGGGCGCGGCTGGTCAATCACATCGAAGAGTGCGGGTATTGCCTTTCGTGCCAGAAGGTCTGCCCGGCGCATCTCTTCACCATCAAGGGGGTGCGTCGCGACCCGTCGCTGCCCGAAGTGATCCTGCCCGACGGCAAACCCAAGAAGATCGAAGTCGTCCAGTTCGACATCGACATGTCGAAATGCCTCTACTGCGGACTCTGTGTCGAAGCCTGCGATACGCGGTCGCTGCGCTGGGAGCAGCCGGTCGAGGTGGTGTCGCACTCGCGCGCGGAATTGTTCCGCGAGTTCGCCATCTACAGCAAAGCGGAGCGTGACGAACTGCTGCAGAAGGAGGAGGAACGGAAAAAGGCGGCTGCTGCGGCGAGGGCGGCAAGCGCGCCCGTAGCGGCGGGGGCGAAAGTGAGGAAAGGGAAGGGAGAGGAGATGAAGGAAGGAAAGGAGTGA
- a CDS encoding four helix bundle protein — MEKGPILLSKAKNPPEDLRTRTKRFALATIRLCESLPKGRTADILARQLIRSACSVGANYRAADCARSKADFVSKLGIVHEECDESVYWFELLVESGILAKDKGEAAIHEATEIVAIIVSSIKTAKDSPTWRG, encoded by the coding sequence ATGGAGAAAGGACCAATATTGCTTAGTAAAGCCAAGAACCCACCCGAAGATTTGCGGACAAGGACAAAGCGATTTGCGCTGGCAACAATTCGTTTATGTGAAAGTCTGCCAAAGGGGAGAACAGCCGACATTCTCGCGCGTCAACTCATTCGTTCAGCCTGTTCGGTTGGAGCCAACTATCGTGCCGCTGACTGTGCGCGATCCAAAGCCGATTTCGTTTCCAAACTTGGCATCGTTCATGAGGAATGTGACGAAAGCGTCTATTGGTTCGAACTTTTGGTCGAATCGGGTATACTTGCGAAGGACAAAGGCGAAGCCGCGATCCACGAGGCAACGGAAATCGTCGCTATAATTGTATCATCTATCAAGACCGCCAAAGACAGTCCGACGTGGCGCGGTTGA
- the nuoH gene encoding NADH-quinone oxidoreductase subunit NuoH gives MDISPQILTLALSVAFAVGVVGFVSVFVLLAIWLERKISAHMQDRLGPMETGGWHGWSQTIADALKLLLKEDIIPKAADRLLFKLAPYIVFTGTLASFAVIPFAAHLIGTDLNIGVYYLVAVSSLVVIGILMAGWASNNKWALYGAMRSAAQMVSYEIPIGLSLLVPILIVGSLSMGELVAAQAGGFWHWTLFKYPPLVLVAFVIYFWASLAETNRTPFDIPEAESELVAGYHVEYSAMRFAMFFLAEYANMFVVAAVATALFLGGWYAPLKVLDVPSSVSPIWHNVVGLGWFSGKAILLVSVQMWLRWTLPRLRVDQLMHICWKVFLPFSFANVLLLALWVALGRM, from the coding sequence ATGGACATTTCACCACAAATACTCACATTAGCACTTAGCGTCGCATTCGCCGTCGGCGTCGTCGGCTTTGTCTCGGTCTTCGTCTTGCTGGCGATCTGGCTGGAGCGGAAGATCAGTGCTCACATGCAGGATCGCCTCGGCCCGATGGAGACCGGCGGTTGGCACGGCTGGTCGCAGACCATCGCCGATGCGTTGAAGTTGCTCCTAAAGGAGGACATCATCCCGAAAGCCGCCGACCGGCTGCTCTTCAAACTGGCGCCCTACATCGTCTTCACCGGGACGTTGGCGTCGTTTGCAGTGATCCCGTTTGCAGCGCACCTGATCGGCACTGATCTCAATATCGGGGTCTATTATCTGGTGGCGGTTTCGTCGCTGGTGGTGATAGGCATCCTGATGGCGGGCTGGGCATCGAACAACAAATGGGCGCTTTATGGCGCGATGCGTTCGGCGGCGCAAATGGTGTCGTATGAAATCCCGATCGGGCTTTCGCTGCTGGTGCCGATCCTTATCGTGGGATCGCTCTCGATGGGGGAATTGGTCGCCGCGCAGGCCGGCGGGTTCTGGCATTGGACGCTCTTCAAGTATCCGCCGCTGGTGTTGGTGGCTTTTGTGATCTACTTTTGGGCGTCGCTGGCGGAGACCAATCGGACGCCGTTCGACATTCCCGAAGCCGAGTCGGAACTCGTGGCGGGTTACCACGTCGAGTATTCGGCGATGCGGTTCGCGATGTTCTTTCTAGCGGAATACGCCAATATGTTCGTCGTGGCAGCAGTTGCGACGGCGCTCTTTTTAGGTGGCTGGTATGCGCCTCTTAAAGTGCTCGATGTGCCCTCTTCGGTCAGTCCAATCTGGCATAACGTAGTCGGGCTCGGCTGGTTCAGCGGCAAGGCGATACTGCTGGTCAGTGTTCAGATGTGGCTGCGGTGGACGCTGCCGCGGCTGAGGGTCGATCAGTTGATGCACATCTGCTGGAAGGTGTTCCTGCCGTTCAGTTTCGCGAACGTGCTGCTGTTGGCGCTGTGGGTGGCGCTGGGAAGAATGTAA
- a CDS encoding NADH-quinone oxidoreductase subunit D, whose protein sequence is MVHGERMILQMGPQHPATHGVLRLELVTDGEMIVAATPHIGYLHRCFEKVCENMQWPQVVPYTDRLDYLGAMNNNFGYALATEKLFNIEVSERVRTIRILVAELNRIASHLVAIGTYGLDIGAWTPFLLLFQAREHILDLFDELCGGRLLYNYITVGGVTHDYPDGWLAKVREFLVYFQPKIPELNDLLSYNKIFVERLAGVGVIPADLCIRYGVTGPNLRGAGVKWDLRRNDPYSGYEDYDFEIPVGRGEVGVLGDCFDRYIVRVKEMEQSVRIVEQALDRLERMERDDVLAAIPKTFAKVPAGELYFRTESPKGELGFYIVSDGKAKPQRLKCRAPSFCTLSVLPAVSPGLLIADMVALIGSIDIVLGEVDR, encoded by the coding sequence ATCGTCCACGGCGAGCGGATGATCCTGCAGATGGGTCCGCAGCATCCCGCCACGCACGGTGTGCTAAGGCTCGAGTTGGTGACCGACGGCGAGATGATCGTCGCCGCGACGCCGCATATCGGCTATCTGCATCGCTGCTTCGAGAAGGTCTGCGAGAATATGCAATGGCCGCAAGTCGTGCCCTACACCGACCGGCTCGACTACCTCGGCGCGATGAACAACAACTTCGGCTATGCGCTCGCAACAGAAAAGTTGTTCAATATTGAGGTCTCAGAGCGAGTGCGGACGATCCGCATCCTGGTCGCGGAACTGAATCGGATTGCCAGCCATCTCGTCGCCATCGGAACCTATGGGCTCGACATCGGCGCCTGGACGCCGTTTCTGCTGCTCTTTCAGGCGCGGGAGCACATCCTCGACCTGTTCGACGAACTGTGCGGCGGTAGGCTGCTCTACAACTACATCACCGTCGGCGGCGTAACGCACGACTATCCGGACGGCTGGCTGGCAAAAGTGCGGGAGTTCCTCGTCTATTTTCAGCCCAAGATTCCGGAACTGAACGACCTTCTCTCCTACAACAAGATTTTCGTCGAGCGACTTGCAGGGGTGGGAGTCATTCCGGCCGATCTCTGCATTCGGTATGGCGTAACCGGCCCCAACCTTCGCGGTGCCGGTGTCAAGTGGGATTTGCGCCGCAATGATCCCTATAGCGGCTATGAGGACTACGACTTTGAGATCCCGGTTGGCAGGGGCGAAGTCGGCGTGCTGGGCGACTGCTTTGACAGGTATATCGTCCGGGTGAAGGAGATGGAGCAGTCGGTGCGGATCGTCGAGCAGGCGCTTGACCGCCTCGAGCGGATGGAACGAGACGACGTGCTGGCGGCGATCCCGAAGACTTTTGCCAAGGTGCCGGCAGGGGAACTTTATTTTCGGACCGAATCGCCGAAGGGGGAGTTAGGGTTCTACATCGTCTCGGATGGGAAGGCGAAGCCTCAGCGCCTGAAGTGCCGCGCGCCGTCGTTTTGCACGCTCTCGGTGCTGCCGGCGGTCTCTCCCGGACTTCTCATAGCCGACATGGTCGCCCTGATTGGCTCAATAGATATTGTCTTGGGAGAAGTAGACCGATGA
- a CDS encoding NADH-quinone oxidoreductase subunit C: MTTAEMFRFLSDALPDAGLEFDETRALPTVTVPAGQLSTMAMLLRDHPDMAFDCLMCLSGAERDGGLEAIYHLYSMPNDHKIILRVKVSKEDPVVPSVTPIWEAANWHEREAFDMFGIRFDGHPDLRRILCPDDWEGHPLRKDYQPPLWYHGIPVTVNVPGGATTPDSRAES, translated from the coding sequence ATGACAACTGCTGAAATGTTCCGGTTCCTGTCGGATGCTCTACCCGACGCAGGGCTCGAGTTCGACGAAACACGAGCGCTGCCGACGGTGACGGTTCCTGCCGGGCAACTTTCTACGATGGCGATGCTTCTACGCGATCATCCGGATATGGCTTTCGACTGCCTGATGTGCCTTTCCGGGGCTGAGCGCGATGGTGGCTTGGAGGCGATCTACCACCTCTACTCGATGCCCAATGACCATAAGATCATCTTACGCGTGAAGGTGTCCAAAGAGGATCCGGTTGTGCCGAGCGTTACCCCGATCTGGGAGGCGGCTAACTGGCACGAACGGGAAGCCTTCGACATGTTTGGCATCCGCTTCGACGGACATCCCGATCTGCGGCGAATACTCTGTCCGGACGATTGGGAGGGGCATCCACTCCGAAAGGACTACCAGCCGCCGCTCTGGTATCACGGCATACCGGTGACGGTCAACGTCCCGGGCGGCGCGACGACGCCGGACAGCCGGGCTGAGTCGTAA
- a CDS encoding NADH-quinone oxidoreductase subunit B: MGILEGQYGPNVMITSLDKVFNWSRSRSLWPITFGLACCAIEMMATSASRFDLDRFGIFFRPTPRQSDCMLVSGTVTVKMAERIKRLYEQMPEPKYVIAMGSCANSGGPYWEYGYHVIKGVDLIIPVDIYVPGCPPRPEALIDGFLRLREKIERETMARQA, encoded by the coding sequence ATGGGCATACTCGAGGGGCAATACGGGCCGAACGTGATGATCACATCGCTCGACAAGGTCTTCAACTGGTCGCGTTCACGGTCGCTCTGGCCAATAACCTTCGGACTGGCCTGCTGCGCGATTGAGATGATGGCGACGAGCGCGTCGCGATTCGACCTCGATCGGTTCGGCATCTTCTTCAGGCCGACGCCGCGGCAGTCGGATTGCATGCTCGTCTCGGGCACGGTGACGGTGAAGATGGCCGAGCGGATCAAGCGACTCTACGAGCAAATGCCGGAGCCGAAGTATGTGATCGCGATGGGCAGTTGCGCCAACTCAGGAGGGCCTTACTGGGAATATGGCTATCATGTCATCAAAGGCGTCGATCTGATTATCCCGGTTGATATCTATGTTCCAGGCTGCCCGCCGCGACCGGAAGCGCTTATCGACGGCTTCCTGCGCTTGCGCGAAAAGATCGAGCGCGAGACCATGGCCCGACAAGCGTAA